Part of the Bacteriovorax sp. BAL6_X genome, GGAGTAAGGATAAAGAGGAAAGCAAGAACGGCAATCATCGACCATACGATATGATAAATTTTCAAAAATACACCTCATGATTTAGTTTCGTAATAAATATACTATGTTAAAATTGCTCTGTGAATGATTTAAAGAAACTAGTTATTCTTGCCCAAGGCGGTGACACTGAGGCATATCACGTCTTTTTGGAAACGATATCGCAAACAATAAAACGAATTGTTTCCTTTAAGGTTTTTAACGAGTCACATCGCGACGACATATGTCAGGAAATATTAATAAGTATTCATCATTCACTCCCAACTTATTCTCCTAAAAGGCCAATCATGCCTTGGATTAATTGTATTATTGAGCGCAGAATTATTGATTACATCCGTAAATACACGAAATTAGAAGAAAGAGAAGAAATCTTTGATGAGGCCGTCACAAAAGAGACTAATGCAACGAATAACAATGTAGAAAGACTTGCTGTTGAACAGCAATTAGAGATGCTTATTGAAAAGTATCTGACTGAAGAATTACGTAGGCCACTTTTAATGGCAAAGCTTGAGGGGCACAAGACGAAGGAGATCTCAAGGGTGCTTGGAATTTCTGAAGCAGCAACTCGAACGAGAATTTCTCGTGCAATGGCAAAACTAAAAAAAGCGGTTAGGATTAATAATGGTAAATGAAAAATTAATAAATTCATTAGTGAGTGATTTAAGGCCTATTAAACGATTGGCCTCTCCCGGTATTCGTGCAATGCTATGGGCCGTGCCACAATTTCTTCTAAGCGTTATTGCCATATCAATAAGCTCTCCAATTGAGTTTAAGTATTTATTAAACACACAATTTGTTATTCAAGTGATATTTGCCATTATTGCTCTTGGAGTTGGGTCTTATCTTGGTTTTACTAATACTATTCCCGGACTTCTTAGCGAAAAAAAGGCCAAACTTGCCTTTATCCCATTTATTATTTTACTAGGACTTATTATCTTCAATATTATTTACCCTGTAGGAGTTGATCTTGCACATGAGCATCGTACAAATTGCTATCAAGAGCTAAGTGCACTAATGATTATTGGCTTTGTTCACAATTATTATATGCTCAAAAAGGGCCTTATTGCTTTTAATAGTGCAACTATTGCAACAGGCTTATTAACAAGCGGAATGATTCCATTAGTAATACTATATTTTGGATGTTCATTCTCAACTCAACACTTAGTTGTATCTCATTATATTCCGATTATTGTGATTACAACTTTAGGTTTATTAATTTTTAAATTAACTAAAAATATTAGATAGAGTGTAACAATATTAGTTATTAGTTCGAATATCAAAGTAAGAAGGCCCTAATCTTCTTAAAAGAAATATTAAAGGAGAATATTATGAATTCTAAAAAATCGTTATTAATGGGTGCTGCTGTAGCAGGACTAATGATCTCTTGTACAGGGACTGAAACAAAGAAAATGCCTGAAACTTCAGCGAATGAAGTAATGTGTTACGGAGTAAACTCATGTAAAGGACAAGGGGCATGTCATGGTAAAGTTGATGCTTGTAACGGTAAAAACGGATGCCAAGCTGAGCTTAAATGTGGTGGACAAAACTCTTGTAAAGGAAAAGGTCTAATTAAACTTACAAAAGATGAGTGTGATGCTAAAGGCGGAAAAGTAGCCAAAAGGTAAGAAATGCAAAAGTACGGTGTTGGATTAAGACATACTCATTTTCCCTACTTGGAAAGTGAGCACTCAAAATCAAAAGAAGGTGTTGAGTGGTTTGAGGCCCTTCTCGAAAATTATATGGGGACATTTGGACGGCCATATAAAATGTTAGAGAAGATTAGAGCAGATTATCCAATAGCGTTTCATGGAGTTTCTCTATCGATTGCATCTAGCGAAGACTTAAACTTTGACTACATGAAAAAGGCAAAAGAATTATATGATAACTTTGATCCTTTCGTGATAAGTGATCATATGTGTTGGACAGGGCATGCCCATTCAAATCTACACAATCTTTTGCCTTTTGCGTATACCGAAGAAAACCTCGGTTTCATTGCAGAGAAAGTCATGAGGGTCCAAGATTTCTATGGTAGGGAGATTGCCTTCGAGAACCTCTCTGCTTATTTTACACTTAAGAATTCGACAATGACTGAGGCCCAATTTCTAAATGAATTGGCTAATAAGAGTGGGTGTAAAATTCTTTTAGACTTTAATAATGTCTATGTGAATGCAATTAACCAAAAATTTGATGCAAGTGAGTTTTTCGAGTCAATTGAGTCGAAGAATGTTTCCCAGATTCATTTGGCCGGCTACTCTGATCTTGGTACACATCTCTTTGATACTCATTCTCATTCCGTTCATGCCGAAGTATGGCAGTTGTTCAAAAAATACTGTCATAAATTCGATGTTCCAATTCTTCTTGAATGGGACGAAGACATACCAGAGTTTCCTGTCTTAGAAGCTGAAGTCTTAAAGGCGAAAGAAATATTTGAAGGAGCTCTCTTATGAATCATGATGAGTTTCAAAATAAATTTTTAAAGGGTGTCATTGCTAAGGATATCTCAGAAGATATTATGACTGAGATGATACCAATTGGAGAATTATCAAATGAGCAGGTGTTGGAGGTTTATCAAAATGACTATCGTGCACGCTTGCAAGAAGTGATTGGTGATAATTATGAAACATGTTGGTTTGTCTTAGGAGATGAAGATTTTCTGGATATCTCGCTTTCTTATGTTGAATCTAGGCCTTCAGAGTTCACTAATCTTCTTCATTACGGTGATGATTTTCCTGATTTCATTACCTCTCGAGTGAAAGAGTTTTCTTTCATTAAAGATCTTGCAGAATTTGAAAAAACGTTTTGGCACTTATTTCATCAAGAAGACAATTCTAAAGCTTTTAATCCTCAAGAGCTAGGAGAGGGAATCTTTGAAACGCCTTTAGAACTAAAAGGTACTTTCGCTCTTTTTTCGTCTGATGTTCAATTGTCCCAGTTATGGCAGATGAGAAAAGGGGATAGTAATAAGAGCTTTGATGACATTCAAGGTAATGAGCTAGTCATTCTTTATAAAAAAGAAGAGAAGATGCAAATTCAAATTATCTCAGAGGGAATTTTTGAACTCATCTCTAATTTAAGAAGTCACGAAACAATTATTTCTGCCGTGGAAGATATAGAGGAAGAGAAGTTAAGTGATCCTAGTCTATGGTCAGTTTTCTTCAATCTTCTTGGTTATATTGCTGAGGTCAAAAGCAAATAGATCCTTTGCAATTTTAAGGCAATCTTCAGTCACTGGAGATTCTATAATAATATCTTCTTGAGTGATTGGATGCTTAAAGCACAGTTTGTATGAATGAAGAAAGATACGATAGAATTTATAATCTTTTCTAAATAAGTTGTTAATCGAAGAGTGTCCGTACTTAGTATCACCCACTAAGTTATGCATTCGACGAGAAAAATGCTTTCTTATCTGGTGCTGGCGTCCTGTGAAAATTTCAATATCAACAAGGCTATACTCTTCATTGGTAGTGATTCTTTTAAATGCTGTTTTAGCATCTTGAACACCTTTGTCCGTTTTAATCGGGAAATCGTAAACACCTTCTTTCTCTGAGATTCCTTTAACCATGGCAACATAGTGTTTAGAAACATGATCACTATTCCACTGATCTTTCATAAGCCTTGTCGCTTCTTTCGACTTTGCAAAAAGGACAACCCCTGAAACAGGTTTATCAAGCCTGTGTATTGGAAAGAGGTAAAGATCTGTTTGCTTTTTTAGAGATCTAAGAAGACTTCTACGATCAGAGCTTCTTTCCTTAAAAGGGTGAACTAAAAGATCACTGGGCTTTGTGGCCGCAATGTAGTGATCATCTTCAAATAGGACTTGGATTTTGTTTTTCACGCCTAATTTATAGCAGATTAAGTTGATATAAGTATATGAAATTTTAGAAAGTCTTACCCTTTTACTAAGGTAAGGTATGTAAGTGACCGATATGTAAAACGTGAGAATATTAAGAGATAAACTATATTTTATTTTATTCATATGCATGGGGATTTCATTATCGGCACGAGCATCTGAGTCAGGGGTCCTCTATCGTAATGGAGATACTTCAATCACCTATGATCGAAGTAAAGATCAATTTATCTTTCGCGATGAAAAGTCTATTTCTGAGTATTCAAGATTTCGTTACAACGACCTGATTCTCGAAAAATTTAACCGCATTCCTGTTGAGGATCACGGCGAAATAGAAAGACGGTTAAAGTTAGTAAAGAAAACGTACCATCTCTCTGCACCTGCACCAGAGGAGATTTTACAAGAGAGCTTAGCAGATGCTGCTAAAATTAATGAATCGGATAACTACGGCTGTGGTGACTCTCGAATCACTATTGGCGATGAAAAAGTTGCTTTTACCG contains:
- a CDS encoding RNA polymerase sigma factor, with translation MNDLKKLVILAQGGDTEAYHVFLETISQTIKRIVSFKVFNESHRDDICQEILISIHHSLPTYSPKRPIMPWINCIIERRIIDYIRKYTKLEEREEIFDEAVTKETNATNNNVERLAVEQQLEMLIEKYLTEELRRPLLMAKLEGHKTKEISRVLGISEAATRTRISRAMAKLKKAVRINNGK
- a CDS encoding DNA-binding domain-containing protein is translated as MNHDEFQNKFLKGVIAKDISEDIMTEMIPIGELSNEQVLEVYQNDYRARLQEVIGDNYETCWFVLGDEDFLDISLSYVESRPSEFTNLLHYGDDFPDFITSRVKEFSFIKDLAEFEKTFWHLFHQEDNSKAFNPQELGEGIFETPLELKGTFALFSSDVQLSQLWQMRKGDSNKSFDDIQGNELVILYKKEEKMQIQIISEGIFELISNLRSHETIISAVEDIEEEKLSDPSLWSVFFNLLGYIAEVKSK
- a CDS encoding DUF692 domain-containing protein, whose translation is MQKYGVGLRHTHFPYLESEHSKSKEGVEWFEALLENYMGTFGRPYKMLEKIRADYPIAFHGVSLSIASSEDLNFDYMKKAKELYDNFDPFVISDHMCWTGHAHSNLHNLLPFAYTEENLGFIAEKVMRVQDFYGREIAFENLSAYFTLKNSTMTEAQFLNELANKSGCKILLDFNNVYVNAINQKFDASEFFESIESKNVSQIHLAGYSDLGTHLFDTHSHSVHAEVWQLFKKYCHKFDVPILLEWDEDIPEFPVLEAEVLKAKEIFEGALL
- a CDS encoding RluA family pseudouridine synthase, with protein sequence MKNKIQVLFEDDHYIAATKPSDLLVHPFKERSSDRRSLLRSLKKQTDLYLFPIHRLDKPVSGVVLFAKSKEATRLMKDQWNSDHVSKHYVAMVKGISEKEGVYDFPIKTDKGVQDAKTAFKRITTNEEYSLVDIEIFTGRQHQIRKHFSRRMHNLVGDTKYGHSSINNLFRKDYKFYRIFLHSYKLCFKHPITQEDIIIESPVTEDCLKIAKDLFAFDLSNITKKIEEN
- a CDS encoding NrsF family protein; the encoded protein is MVNEKLINSLVSDLRPIKRLASPGIRAMLWAVPQFLLSVIAISISSPIEFKYLLNTQFVIQVIFAIIALGVGSYLGFTNTIPGLLSEKKAKLAFIPFIILLGLIIFNIIYPVGVDLAHEHRTNCYQELSALMIIGFVHNYYMLKKGLIAFNSATIATGLLTSGMIPLVILYFGCSFSTQHLVVSHYIPIIVITTLGLLIFKLTKNIR